The proteins below come from a single Asterias rubens chromosome 9, eAstRub1.3, whole genome shotgun sequence genomic window:
- the LOC117294724 gene encoding cytochrome P450 2U1-like encodes MGVTSMFGLIDLKTLLLGIAVFLGVYWLALRRKSPRNLPPGPTGWPLLGYLPKLLWSECPCETLMYESRKYGEVLSVNLAGQLTVVLNSAASIREGFNNPLVTDRPLTTLYDNLVPNGKGVATCSGKAWSIQRRFCLRALRGFGFGKASFEDTVSTETSRVIEEMRDHKGAPFSPTLLFTNSISNIICSVIFGKTFEYSDSKFQKLLATINRAFELTGAGGPLVFLPLAQKLTCLPSYRELQRCIGDILDFVREEIEAHRSNLDVDDPRDLIDHYLIAEQHRNLDEKQNDISSHINADNMVITIFEIFIGGTETTANSLRWAVLYLMEYPEVQTKIQQEIDRVVGRNRFPRLADRPNMPFIEATIMELQRIMPVSPLPLARYTSSDTEIQGYSIPKDTIVLANLMSVCKDESLWEKPDVFDPGRFIKDGKMFQPDDFLIFGAGRRVCLGEGLARMELFISLSNLLHQFTFKKPEETTILSFKATEALTRAPLFEYETRVILRD; translated from the exons ATGGGTGTAACTTCCATGTTTGGTCTTATCGACCTTAAGACACTGCTGCTCGGAATAGCGGTATTCCTCGGCGTGTATTGGCTAGCACTTCGCCGCAAAAGCCCCCGAAACCTCCCGCCCGGACCGACGGGTTGGCCGCTCCTCGGCTACTTGCCTAAGCTTCTCTGGAGTGAATGCCCGTGTGAAACCCTCATGTATGAGTCTAGGAAGTACGGGGAAGTTTTGAGTGTCAATCTAGCTGGGCAGCTTACAGTTGTGCTCAATAGTGCTGCTAGTATCAGGGAGGGCTTCAACAACCCACTCGTTACTGATAGGCCGTTGACTACATTATACGACAACCTGGTACCCAATGGTAAAG GCGTGGCGACCTGCTCTGGTAAAGCCTGGTCCATTCAAAGACGGTTTTGTCTTAGAGCTCTTAGAGGATTTGGATTTGGTAAAGCCAGCTTCGAAGATACCGTTTCGACAGAGACCTCTCGCGTCATCGAGGAAATGCGAGACCACAAGGGGGCGCCTTTCTCTCCAACCCTCCTTTTCACTAATTCCATCTCGAATATTATCTGCTCCGTGATTTTCGGGAAAACATTCGAGTATTCGGACTCCAAATTCCAGAAGTTACTCGCCACGATCAATCGTGCTTTTGAGCTGACCGGCGCCGGAGGACCATTAGTATTCTTGCCCCTTGCCCAAAAGTTAACATGTCTCCCATCATATCGTGAGCTTCAGCGCTGTATTGGTGACATTTTAGATTTTGTTCGCGAGGAAATCGAAGCACATCGTTCAAACCTCGACGTTGACGACCCGAGAGATTTAATAGACCACTATCTGATAGCCGAACAACACCGCAATCTCGATGAGAAACAAAATGACATCTCAAGTCACATAAACGCCGACAACATGGTCATCACAATTTTTGAGATCTTCATTGGCGGTACGGAGACCACTGCAAACTCTCTTCGCTGGGCGGTACTTTACTTGATGGAGTACCCGGAGGTTCAAACCAAAATCCAGCAAGAGATCGACAGAGTGGTCGGAAGGAACCGGTTCCCGCGCCTCGCTGACCGGCCCAACATGCCGTTCATAGAGGCGACCATCATGGAACTTCAGCGCATCATGCCGGTCTCACCCCTCCCTCTCGCACGGTACACATCCAGCGACACTGAAATACAAGGTTATAGCATCCCCAAAGATACCATCGTCTTAGCGAACCTCATGTCTGTTTGTAAAGATGAGTCTTTATGGGAGAAGCCCGATGTATTCGATCCTGGACGATTCATCAAAGATGGGAAGATGTTTCAACCAGATGATTTTCTTATCTTTGGTGCAG GTCGCCGGGTGTGTCTTGGCGAAGGTCTTGCCCGGATGGAGCTCTTTATAAGCCTCTCAAACCTTCTTCATCAATTCACCTTCAAGAAGCCAGAGGAAACCACCATCTTGTCATTCAAAGCTACCGAGGCACTGACGAGAGCCCCATTATTTGAGTACGAAACACGGGTGATATTGCGCGACTAA